The following coding sequences lie in one Amycolatopsis cihanbeyliensis genomic window:
- the purL gene encoding phosphoribosylformylglycinamidine synthase subunit PurL produces the protein MAHPDTETQVIDTTGHAAGTPDTAQPYLVLGLAEDEYARIREILGRRPTDAELAMYSVMWSEHCSYKSSKTHLRYFGETTTAEMREKMLAGIGENAGVVDVGDGWAVTFKVESHNHPSYVEPYQGAATGVGGIVRDILAMGARPLAVADPLRFGPADAPDTRRVLPGVVGGIAGYGNCLGLPNIGGEVVFDPSYAGNPLVNALCVGAMRVEDLHLAHASGTGNKIVLFGARTGLDGIGGVSVLASDTFAGDESGSDSAGRKKLPSVQVGDPFTEKVLIECCLELFAQRLVVGIQDLGGAGLSCATSELAAAGDGGMHIELDRVPLRARGMTPAEILSSESQERMCAVVSPSDVDAFMQVCAKWDVTATEIGEVTDGEHLVITWHGETVVDVPPRTVAHQGPVYQRPYSRPPAQDALQADTPGALPRPAEPDELRSTLLRMISSPDLASREWVTEQYDRYVRGNTVLAQPADAGVIRIDERTGRGVAVSTDCNSRFVYLDPYAGTQLALAEAYRNVATSGATPIAVTNCLNFGAPTDPGVMWQFERAVHGLADGCAELGIPVTGGNVSFFNQTQDTAILPTPVVGVLGVLDDVRRRIPTGIGAEAGETLLLLGDTRDEFGGSAWARIVHGHLGGLPPAVDLARERLLAEVLSAGSRDGMISAAHDLSDGGLAQTLVETVLIGQVGARVVLDPDADPFVQLFAESAGRVLVAVPRSEELRFTELCTARGLPWRKTGVVDPESRALEIQDVATFDLAELRAAWEGTLPALFE, from the coding sequence GTGGCGCATCCCGACACGGAAACCCAGGTCATCGACACCACCGGCCACGCGGCGGGCACCCCGGACACCGCGCAGCCCTACCTCGTACTCGGCCTCGCCGAGGACGAGTACGCCCGGATCCGGGAGATCCTCGGCCGCAGGCCCACCGACGCCGAGCTGGCCATGTACTCGGTGATGTGGAGCGAGCACTGCTCGTACAAGTCCTCCAAGACACACCTGCGGTACTTCGGCGAGACCACCACGGCGGAGATGCGGGAGAAGATGCTCGCCGGGATCGGCGAGAACGCGGGGGTGGTCGACGTCGGCGACGGCTGGGCGGTCACCTTCAAGGTGGAGAGCCACAACCATCCGTCCTATGTGGAGCCCTACCAGGGCGCGGCCACCGGGGTCGGTGGGATCGTGCGGGACATCCTCGCGATGGGCGCCCGCCCGCTCGCGGTCGCCGACCCGCTGCGCTTCGGGCCCGCCGACGCGCCGGACACCCGGCGGGTGCTGCCAGGGGTGGTCGGCGGGATCGCCGGGTACGGCAACTGCCTCGGCCTGCCGAACATCGGCGGCGAGGTCGTTTTCGACCCCAGTTACGCGGGCAACCCGCTGGTGAACGCGCTCTGCGTGGGTGCGATGCGGGTCGAGGACCTGCATCTCGCGCATGCCTCCGGCACCGGCAACAAGATCGTCCTGTTCGGGGCGCGCACCGGGCTGGACGGCATCGGCGGGGTGTCCGTGCTGGCCAGCGACACCTTCGCCGGGGACGAGTCCGGCAGTGACTCCGCGGGCCGCAAGAAGCTGCCCAGCGTGCAGGTCGGCGACCCGTTCACCGAGAAGGTCCTGATCGAGTGCTGCCTCGAGCTGTTCGCCCAGCGCCTCGTGGTCGGCATCCAGGACCTCGGTGGGGCCGGACTGTCCTGCGCCACCTCCGAGCTCGCCGCGGCCGGAGACGGCGGCATGCACATCGAGCTGGACCGGGTTCCGTTGCGGGCCAGGGGGATGACCCCCGCGGAGATCCTGTCCAGCGAGTCGCAGGAACGGATGTGCGCGGTGGTCAGCCCTTCCGACGTGGATGCCTTCATGCAGGTGTGCGCCAAGTGGGACGTGACCGCGACCGAGATCGGTGAGGTCACCGACGGCGAGCACCTGGTGATCACCTGGCATGGCGAGACCGTGGTGGACGTGCCGCCGCGCACCGTCGCGCACCAGGGCCCGGTGTACCAGCGCCCGTACTCGCGGCCGCCCGCGCAGGACGCGCTGCAGGCCGACACCCCGGGCGCGCTGCCCCGGCCGGCCGAGCCGGATGAGCTCCGGAGCACCCTGCTCCGGATGATCTCCTCGCCGGACCTCGCCTCCCGGGAGTGGGTGACCGAGCAGTACGACCGCTACGTCCGCGGCAACACGGTGCTCGCCCAGCCTGCCGACGCCGGGGTGATCCGGATCGACGAACGCACCGGTCGCGGGGTGGCCGTGTCCACCGACTGCAACAGCCGGTTCGTGTACCTGGACCCCTACGCCGGCACCCAGCTCGCACTGGCCGAGGCGTATCGGAACGTGGCCACCAGCGGGGCCACCCCGATCGCGGTCACCAACTGCCTGAACTTCGGGGCTCCGACCGACCCCGGCGTGATGTGGCAGTTCGAGCGGGCCGTGCACGGCCTCGCCGACGGCTGCGCCGAGCTGGGGATTCCGGTGACCGGCGGGAACGTCAGCTTCTTCAACCAGACTCAGGACACCGCGATCCTGCCGACGCCGGTGGTCGGGGTGCTCGGCGTGCTGGACGATGTGCGCAGGCGGATCCCGACCGGGATCGGCGCCGAGGCCGGCGAGACGCTGCTGCTGCTCGGCGACACCAGGGACGAGTTCGGCGGTTCGGCCTGGGCGCGGATCGTGCACGGGCATCTCGGCGGGTTGCCGCCCGCCGTGGACCTTGCCCGCGAGCGGCTACTCGCGGAGGTGCTGTCCGCGGGCTCCCGGGACGGGATGATCTCGGCCGCGCACGACCTCTCCGACGGCGGGCTCGCCCAGACCCTGGTGGAGACGGTGCTGATCGGGCAGGTCGGCGCCAGGGTGGTGCTGGACCCCGACGCCGACCCCTTCGTGCAACTGTTCGCCGAGTCCGCCGGCCGGGTGCTGGTCGCGGTGCCGCGCTCGGAGGAACTGCGGTTCACCGAGCTGTGCACCGCCCGCGGCCTGCCCTGGCGCAAGACCGGCGTGGTGGACCCGGAGTCGCGGGCGCTGGAGATCCAGGACGTGGCGACCTTCGACCTTGCCGAGCTGCGTGCGGCCTGGGAAGGCACGCTGCCTGCCCTGTTCGAGTGA
- the purS gene encoding phosphoribosylformylglycinamidine synthase subunit PurS: MARVVVDVMPKPEILDPQGQAVAGALPRLGFTGVTEVRQGKHFELEVDDSVDDEKLAKIAEGLLANPVIEDWTVRRVDS; encoded by the coding sequence GTGGCCCGAGTCGTCGTCGACGTCATGCCCAAGCCGGAGATCCTGGACCCGCAAGGTCAAGCGGTGGCCGGCGCCCTGCCCCGCCTCGGCTTCACCGGGGTCACCGAGGTTCGCCAGGGCAAGCACTTCGAGTTGGAGGTCGACGACTCGGTCGACGACGAGAAGCTGGCCAAGATCGCCGAGGGTCTCCTGGCCAACCCTGTGATCGAGGACTGGACCGTGCGCAGGGTGGACTCGTGA
- a CDS encoding ABC transporter ATP-binding protein, which yields MQLKLPLAGKAEARAWAGTTVRENKAGFAAVIGLFALATVAGLAGPQILGLLVDAVSGGGGTARVDLLAAAFVLLLLVQAGLKRQARVHAGVLGERVLARTRESFVAQSLRLPLGTVEAAGTGDLLSRATSDIDRVDHATRNAAPEILVAAVTVLLTVGAMIITSPLLALGLLVAVAVLVVPTRWYWKRSPEVIERMLASWADIRSELHETAEGARTAEALGLVHRRIRQGERSVARALHRERRLRALTVRWLPWLELSHALPVAAMLLLGGWAYADGLAGLGTITTMVLYAQALSAPLDEVLWWVDDLLISGTALRRALGVYTPAEPERVPRRPCGQDIELRGVRFGYSAASEVLHGIDLRVPRGERLAIVGPSGAGKSTLARLLAGIAAPSAGSVTIGGVEVSGMPEDLLRGEVLLLTQEQHVFAGTLRDNLALPASATGWTDAELLEALAAVGARDWAEGLAEGLDTTLGAGAPAVPAAVAQQLALARVVLADPHTLVLDEATSLLDTGSARDLERSLNRVLAGRTVIAIAHRLHTAATADRVAVLEQGRISELGSHTELLAAEGPYARLVLTAAAG from the coding sequence ATGCAGCTGAAGCTGCCGCTGGCGGGCAAGGCCGAGGCCCGTGCATGGGCCGGAACCACCGTGCGGGAGAACAAGGCCGGCTTCGCCGCGGTGATCGGGCTGTTCGCGCTGGCGACCGTCGCCGGGCTGGCCGGGCCACAGATCCTCGGCCTGCTGGTGGACGCGGTGTCCGGCGGGGGCGGCACGGCGCGGGTCGACCTGCTGGCCGCGGCCTTCGTGCTGTTGCTGCTGGTGCAGGCCGGGCTGAAGCGGCAGGCGAGGGTGCACGCCGGGGTACTCGGCGAGCGGGTGCTGGCGCGGACAAGGGAGTCGTTCGTGGCGCAGTCGTTGCGGCTGCCGCTGGGCACGGTGGAGGCCGCGGGCACCGGCGACCTGCTCAGCAGGGCGACCTCGGACATCGACCGGGTCGACCACGCCACCCGCAACGCCGCCCCGGAGATCCTGGTCGCCGCGGTCACCGTGCTGCTCACCGTCGGGGCCATGATCATCACCTCCCCGCTGCTGGCGCTCGGGCTGCTGGTCGCGGTGGCGGTGCTGGTGGTGCCCACCCGGTGGTACTGGAAACGCTCACCCGAGGTGATCGAGCGGATGCTGGCGAGCTGGGCGGACATCCGTTCCGAGCTGCACGAGACCGCGGAGGGTGCGCGCACGGCGGAGGCACTGGGGCTGGTGCACCGCCGGATCCGGCAGGGTGAACGATCGGTGGCGAGGGCGCTGCACCGGGAACGGCGGTTGCGGGCGCTCACCGTGCGGTGGCTTCCCTGGTTGGAGCTTTCGCACGCACTGCCGGTCGCGGCCATGCTGCTGCTGGGCGGCTGGGCCTACGCCGACGGGCTGGCCGGGCTGGGCACCATCACCACGATGGTGCTCTACGCGCAGGCCCTCTCCGCACCGCTGGACGAGGTGCTGTGGTGGGTGGACGACCTGTTGATCTCCGGCACGGCGCTGCGCCGGGCGCTCGGGGTGTACACCCCCGCCGAACCGGAGCGGGTGCCGCGCCGGCCGTGCGGGCAGGACATCGAGCTACGCGGGGTGCGCTTCGGCTACTCCGCGGCCAGCGAGGTGCTGCACGGGATCGACCTGCGGGTGCCGCGCGGTGAGCGGCTGGCCATCGTCGGACCCTCCGGCGCGGGCAAGTCCACCCTGGCCAGGCTGCTGGCCGGGATCGCGGCACCGAGCGCGGGCTCGGTGACGATCGGCGGGGTCGAGGTGTCCGGGATGCCGGAGGATCTGCTGCGCGGCGAGGTCTTGCTGCTCACCCAGGAGCAGCACGTGTTCGCCGGGACGCTGCGGGACAACCTGGCACTGCCGGCGAGCGCGACCGGCTGGACCGATGCCGAACTGCTCGAGGCGCTGGCCGCGGTCGGCGCGCGGGACTGGGCGGAGGGTCTCGCCGAGGGGCTGGACACCACGCTGGGCGCGGGGGCGCCGGCCGTACCGGCGGCGGTGGCCCAGCAGCTCGCGCTGGCCAGGGTGGTACTGGCCGATCCGCACACCCTGGTGCTGGACGAGGCGACGTCGTTGCTGGACACCGGGTCGGCGCGGGACTTGGAGCGCTCGCTGAACCGGGTGCTGGCCGGGCGCACGGTGATCGCCATCGCGCACCGGTTGCACACCGCGGCCACCGCGGACCGGGTGGCGGTGCTGGAACAGGGCCGGATCTCCGAACTGGGCAGTCACACCGAACTGCTCGCGGCGGAGGGCCCGTATGCCCGGCTGGTCCTGACGGCGGCCGCGGGCTGA
- a CDS encoding ABC transporter ATP-binding protein: MTPVRYLLWLLRLRPWLALGAALFGALWLVPGALLPLVVGQAIDTGIAAGDGGALLWLTALVVGIGLTQAACGGALEFLSRGMWMHGAGTTQRMVSEHTARLGASLHPQVNTGDVMGVSSSDVDIIGDVYEVLGRLVGSVLAFLVVGVTLMLRSPLLGTVALVGVPLAALGMAPLLAPLHRRQETQRERLAEVNGIGSDIVSGLRILRGIGGERRFLDRFRTASQRVRGAGVEVARSDSWLAGAEVLLPGLVTVTITWLGARLAVQGTLSVGELVAFYGASAFLVIPVSLTTQAAHTITGGVVSARKACGILRLRPLLPEPDSPVPLPAGPLELHDSAAGFTAVAGKLTVIDARSGAEALARRLARFAEPAPPGRVLVSGVPADRVVVAELRRRVVYAHNQDIWFSGILREQVSPDRGSTVDIETALTAADAEDIVRGLPAGLDERIGERGREISGGQRQRLNLARALAVDADVLVLDEPTSAVDAHTEARITERVAALRRGRTTVVFSQSPLWMNVADEAVRLVPEEEPCS, translated from the coding sequence CTGACCCCGGTGCGATACCTGCTGTGGCTGCTGCGCCTGCGCCCCTGGCTGGCCCTCGGCGCGGCCCTGTTCGGTGCACTGTGGCTGGTGCCGGGCGCGCTGCTGCCACTGGTGGTCGGGCAGGCCATCGACACCGGCATCGCGGCCGGCGACGGCGGTGCGCTGCTCTGGCTGACCGCACTGGTCGTCGGGATCGGCCTGACCCAGGCGGCCTGCGGTGGCGCCCTGGAATTCCTCAGCCGAGGCATGTGGATGCATGGGGCCGGGACCACCCAGCGGATGGTGTCGGAGCACACCGCCCGGCTCGGGGCCTCGCTGCACCCGCAGGTGAACACCGGGGACGTGATGGGCGTCTCCTCCTCGGACGTGGACATCATCGGCGACGTCTACGAGGTGCTCGGCCGGCTGGTGGGCTCGGTGCTCGCGTTCCTCGTGGTCGGCGTCACACTGATGCTCAGGTCCCCGCTGCTGGGCACGGTCGCACTGGTCGGCGTGCCGCTCGCCGCGCTGGGTATGGCTCCGCTGCTGGCCCCGCTGCACCGGCGGCAGGAGACGCAACGCGAACGGCTCGCCGAGGTCAACGGGATCGGTTCGGATATCGTGTCCGGGCTGCGCATCCTGCGCGGGATCGGCGGCGAACGCCGGTTCCTGGACCGGTTCCGCACCGCGAGCCAGCGGGTACGCGGGGCCGGGGTGGAGGTGGCCCGTAGCGACTCCTGGCTCGCCGGTGCCGAGGTGCTGCTGCCCGGGCTGGTGACGGTGACCATCACCTGGCTGGGCGCCCGGCTCGCGGTGCAGGGCACGCTCAGCGTCGGCGAGCTGGTGGCCTTCTATGGTGCCTCGGCCTTCCTGGTGATCCCGGTCAGCCTGACCACCCAGGCCGCGCACACGATCACCGGCGGCGTCGTCTCGGCGCGGAAGGCCTGCGGCATCCTGCGCCTGCGGCCACTGCTACCCGAACCGGACTCGCCGGTGCCGCTGCCCGCGGGGCCGCTGGAACTGCACGATTCGGCCGCCGGGTTCACCGCGGTGGCAGGCAAGCTGACCGTGATCGACGCGCGGTCCGGGGCCGAGGCACTGGCACGGCGGCTGGCCAGGTTCGCCGAACCGGCGCCGCCCGGGCGGGTCCTGGTCTCCGGGGTGCCCGCCGACCGGGTGGTGGTGGCCGAGCTGCGGCGGCGGGTGGTGTACGCGCACAACCAGGACATCTGGTTCTCCGGCATCCTGCGCGAGCAGGTGTCCCCGGATCGGGGATCAACCGTGGACATCGAGACCGCGCTGACGGCCGCGGACGCCGAGGACATCGTGCGGGGCCTGCCGGCCGGGCTGGACGAGCGGATCGGCGAGCGTGGCAGGGAGATCTCCGGCGGGCAGCGCCAGCGGCTGAACCTGGCGAGGGCGCTGGCCGTGGACGCGGACGTGCTGGTGCTGGACGAGCCCACCTCGGCGGTGGACGCGCACACCGAGGCACGGATCACCGAACGGGTGGCCGCGCTGCGCCGCGGTCGCACGACCGTGGTGTTCAGCCAAAGTCCACTGTGGATGAATGTTGCCGACGAGGCGGTCCGGCTCGTACCGGAGGAGGAGCCATGCAGCTGA
- the purQ gene encoding phosphoribosylformylglycinamidine synthase subunit PurQ yields the protein MRIGVITFPGTLDDVDAVRAVRYAGAEPVELWHADAELKGVDAVIVPGGFSYGDYLRAGAIARFAPVMGSVLDAVRGGMPVLGICNGFQVLCEAGLLPGALVRNEGLHFICRDQWLRVENNGTAWTTRFDAGAEILIPLKNIDGCYVADEPTLDRLEGEGRVVFRYVDGNPNGSRADIAGITSANGRVVGLMPHPEHAIDALTGPSDDGLGLLYSVLDAAVTA from the coding sequence GTGAGGATCGGCGTCATCACCTTCCCCGGCACCCTGGACGACGTGGACGCCGTGCGTGCGGTCCGCTACGCCGGGGCCGAGCCGGTCGAGCTGTGGCACGCCGACGCCGAGTTGAAGGGCGTGGACGCGGTGATCGTGCCCGGCGGCTTCTCCTACGGCGACTACCTGCGCGCCGGTGCCATCGCCCGGTTCGCCCCGGTGATGGGCTCGGTGCTGGACGCCGTGCGTGGGGGCATGCCCGTGCTGGGCATCTGCAACGGCTTCCAGGTGCTCTGCGAGGCCGGCCTGCTACCCGGCGCGCTGGTGCGCAACGAGGGGCTGCACTTCATCTGCCGGGACCAGTGGCTGCGGGTGGAGAACAACGGCACCGCCTGGACCACCCGGTTCGACGCCGGCGCGGAGATCCTGATCCCGCTGAAGAACATCGACGGTTGCTACGTCGCCGACGAGCCGACGCTGGACCGGCTGGAGGGTGAGGGCCGGGTGGTGTTCCGCTACGTCGATGGCAACCCGAACGGGTCGCGCGCCGACATCGCCGGGATCACCAGCGCGAACGGCCGGGTGGTCGGCCTGATGCCGCACCCCGAGCACGCCATCGACGCGCTCACCGGTCCCTCCGACGACGGGCTCGGCCTGCTCTACTCCGTACTGGACGCCGCCGTCACCGCCTGA